A region of Cardinium endosymbiont of Sogatella furcifera DNA encodes the following proteins:
- a CDS encoding helix-turn-helix domain-containing protein, protein MLRLNWMNLYKKLGHAGKVCQHYNISRFTLRKWFKRYEALGEAGLVDFSSKPHTAPRQKINVSVHVSGF, encoded by the coding sequence ATGTTGCGTTTGAATTGGATGAATTTATACAAAAAATTAGGCCATGCAGGAAAAGTATGTCAACACTATAATATTTCACGTTTTACCTTACGTAAATGGTTCAAACGTTATGAAGCGCTAGGTGAAGCAGGCTTGGTAGATTTCAGTAGTAAGCCCCATACTGCTCCTAGACAAAAAATAAATGTTTCTGTTCACGTGAGTGGTTTTTAA
- the ppdK gene encoding pyruvate, phosphate dikinase — MLDEKQVKKWIYRFGYGKEDAQGDPSILGNKGYGLARMSALGFPIPPGFTIITEGCSYYGQQGSTSAIWDQVVAALKGLEEATGKHFGAGPFPLLLSVRSGAKTSMPGMMDTLLNLGLNDATTELLGHATQDFRFAYDSYRRFIEMYGSLIMGIDYHLFVAVMERMQRVEQAHDAAGLSLDALHTVIDGYKKIILDYTGTTYPQDPFEQLKKAIAAIFASWNSPRAVTYRRLNHIEDQGGTAVTIQAMVFGNRGVDSLTGVLFTRNPSTGARSLFGEYLINAQGEELVSGLVTPRQVTKEGREAIQDAQEALEEKYPVVFSELSDLAIALEHHFVEMQDIEYTVEQGKVWLLQARNGKRSASAAVKIAVDMLQEGKIDACEVLKRIDYEEIERLLHPTLDSDQTIAVLTQGLPAAPGVASGVIAFTPEEVEHLSKNEPVILVREETSPDDIGSMAMAVGILTTKGGMTAHAAVVARGMGKACICGAQAITIDRQSGALVIGQTKMERGSYLTINGTTGEVIKGKAATVRPKPFPEFVTFMQLVEQHKRMEVRANAETVQDATVALSFGIAGIGLCRTEHMFFHADRMCLFRKMILTSCKAARVDILTKLKVVQKNDFVALFQILDGLPITVRLLDPPLHEFLPSQDIAELALQVGLPLDEVTKRMAQLAEVNPMLGHRGVRLAITFPEIYVMQLQALFEAALAVKQVALEIMLPLVFDAQEVVLLKKIIEEVHQKTAPQIRYKVGIMIELPRAALQAATLAPLVDFFSIGTNDLTQTTLGISRDDGAKFLDCYQQKGLLQADPFVTLDQEGVGELIQIAVARGRSAHPNLKIGVCGEHGGDPASIAFFDSIGIDYISCSPYRVPIAKLAAAKVVIGH; from the coding sequence ATGTTGGATGAAAAGCAAGTCAAAAAATGGATTTATCGTTTTGGTTACGGTAAGGAGGATGCGCAGGGTGACCCATCTATATTAGGCAATAAGGGATATGGGTTGGCACGGATGTCCGCTTTAGGCTTTCCGATTCCACCAGGCTTTACCATTATAACGGAGGGGTGTAGCTACTATGGTCAGCAGGGTTCAACGAGCGCCATTTGGGATCAAGTGGTGGCAGCGCTTAAAGGGCTTGAAGAGGCAACCGGCAAACATTTTGGGGCTGGCCCTTTTCCACTACTGCTATCGGTACGTTCTGGTGCTAAAACCTCCATGCCAGGTATGATGGATACCCTATTGAATCTTGGCTTAAATGATGCCACAACCGAGCTATTGGGCCATGCTACCCAAGATTTTAGGTTTGCTTACGATAGCTATCGGCGTTTTATAGAGATGTATGGTAGCCTTATTATGGGCATTGATTACCATCTATTTGTAGCAGTAATGGAGCGCATGCAAAGAGTAGAGCAGGCCCATGATGCAGCAGGACTCAGTCTGGATGCACTGCATACAGTTATTGATGGCTATAAAAAAATCATCTTAGACTATACGGGTACTACTTATCCCCAAGATCCCTTTGAGCAGTTGAAAAAGGCTATAGCGGCCATTTTTGCTTCTTGGAATAGTCCAAGAGCAGTTACCTATCGAAGATTGAACCATATAGAGGATCAGGGAGGTACAGCCGTTACCATTCAGGCTATGGTATTTGGTAATAGGGGGGTAGATAGCCTAACAGGCGTCCTATTTACCAGAAATCCCTCTACGGGTGCACGCAGTTTATTTGGGGAGTATTTAATCAATGCGCAGGGCGAAGAGCTAGTCTCTGGTCTAGTGACCCCTCGGCAAGTTACGAAAGAAGGGAGGGAGGCCATTCAAGATGCGCAGGAAGCATTGGAAGAAAAATATCCCGTTGTTTTTAGCGAGCTAAGTGACTTAGCTATCGCTTTAGAGCACCATTTTGTTGAGATGCAAGACATTGAATATACCGTTGAGCAAGGCAAAGTATGGCTATTGCAAGCGCGGAATGGCAAACGCAGTGCCAGCGCTGCAGTTAAAATAGCAGTGGATATGTTGCAAGAAGGCAAGATAGATGCTTGTGAAGTCTTAAAAAGAATCGATTATGAAGAGATAGAGCGCCTATTGCATCCTACATTAGATTCAGATCAAACCATAGCAGTATTAACCCAAGGGCTGCCTGCTGCCCCGGGTGTCGCCTCTGGGGTGATTGCCTTTACACCAGAAGAGGTAGAACACCTTTCGAAAAATGAACCTGTGATTTTGGTTAGAGAGGAAACCAGTCCGGATGATATAGGTAGCATGGCAATGGCCGTAGGCATTTTAACAACCAAGGGCGGCATGACGGCCCATGCTGCAGTAGTAGCAAGGGGCATGGGTAAAGCCTGTATATGTGGTGCACAGGCCATTACAATAGACCGCCAAAGCGGCGCATTGGTGATTGGTCAGACTAAGATGGAACGCGGTAGTTATCTAACCATTAATGGCACAACAGGCGAGGTGATCAAAGGCAAAGCAGCAACTGTACGACCCAAGCCTTTTCCTGAGTTTGTGACCTTTATGCAGTTAGTAGAGCAACACAAAAGAATGGAGGTAAGGGCCAATGCAGAAACTGTTCAGGATGCAACGGTAGCCTTATCCTTTGGCATTGCAGGCATAGGTCTTTGTAGAACAGAGCATATGTTTTTTCATGCAGATCGCATGTGTCTGTTTAGAAAAATGATCTTAACCAGTTGTAAAGCAGCACGTGTTGATATTTTAACCAAATTGAAGGTGGTACAGAAAAACGATTTTGTAGCTCTTTTTCAGATCCTAGATGGCTTGCCTATTACGGTAAGGTTATTGGACCCCCCTTTACATGAATTTTTACCCAGCCAGGATATAGCTGAGTTGGCCTTACAAGTAGGTCTTCCATTGGATGAAGTCACCAAGCGTATGGCGCAACTTGCTGAGGTAAATCCGATGTTGGGCCATCGGGGGGTTAGGTTGGCTATCACCTTTCCAGAAATTTATGTGATGCAGCTGCAAGCTTTATTTGAAGCTGCTTTAGCAGTCAAGCAGGTAGCATTAGAGATTATGTTGCCGCTTGTTTTTGATGCCCAAGAGGTGGTTTTGTTAAAAAAAATTATAGAGGAGGTACATCAAAAAACAGCCCCTCAGATCCGATATAAGGTAGGTATAATGATAGAATTGCCCAGAGCAGCCTTACAAGCTGCCACCCTTGCCCCATTGGTTGATTTTTTTAGCATCGGGACCAATGATTTAACCCAGACTACCCTGGGCATCTCACGTGATGATGGCGCCAAGTTTCTAGACTGTTATCAACAAAAGGGGCTGCTTCAGGCAGATCCTTTTGTTACGCTTGACCAAGAAGGGGTCGGAGAATTGATTCAAATCGCAGTAGCACGCGGCAGGTCAGCCCATCCAAATTTAAAAATAGGCGTTTGCGGCGAACATGGCGGCGATCCAGCTTCCATTGCCTTTTTCGATTCGATTGGGATAGATTATATCTCCTGTTCGCCCTATAGAGTGCCTATTGCGAAGTTAGCCGCCGCAAAAGTAGTGATAGGTCATTAA
- the metG gene encoding methionine--tRNA ligase, with the protein MTHPKRYTVTAALPYANGPIHLGHVAGAYLPADIYVRYLRQKGAAVVFISGSDEHGVPVVIRAQQEGVTPQQVVDKYYTLIKESLQGLGISFDIFARTSSPTHYETATDFFKELHQKGIFEVYETEQFYDPAGQQFLSDRYIKGSCPSCHHPNAYGDQCEACGRTLSPEELINPISAISGAKPILKATKHWYLPLDKYESWLKKWILEDHKDFKTNVYGQCKGWLDQGLQPRAVTRDLTWGIPVPLPEGKGKVLYVWFEAPIGYISATKEWAKAQQIDWEPFWKDPATKLVHFLGKDNIVFHCIIFPVMLKAHGQFILPQQVPANEFLNLEGQKLSTSRGHAVWLHEYLQTFPADVLRYVLCTIAPENKDSDFTWQDFQDKNNRELVANLGNLVHRTFSLVHQHFGGLVPPYMAPNAADQALLTALTASFSEVGHAIEQFKFKEALQLCMSYATLGNKYLTDRRPWHLVKSNPEEAGTVLHTTLQLIATVTLLIRPFLPVTSDKMAHMLGLKATGWGNVAHLVQSGDPLSPPILLFEKIEDDSIEAQREKLKNLSTDVIG; encoded by the coding sequence ATGACGCATCCAAAACGCTATACGGTTACCGCTGCACTGCCCTATGCCAATGGGCCGATTCATTTAGGCCATGTAGCAGGAGCCTATCTGCCTGCTGATATATATGTTCGGTATTTAAGGCAAAAAGGGGCTGCTGTTGTCTTTATCAGTGGGTCTGATGAACATGGCGTGCCCGTGGTGATTCGTGCGCAACAAGAGGGGGTTACGCCTCAACAAGTGGTAGATAAATACTATACCCTGATTAAAGAATCGCTGCAGGGGTTGGGTATTAGCTTTGATATCTTTGCCAGAACTTCCTCGCCTACCCATTATGAGACTGCGACTGACTTTTTTAAGGAGCTGCATCAAAAAGGCATATTTGAGGTATATGAAACGGAGCAATTCTATGATCCGGCTGGTCAGCAGTTTCTATCTGATCGCTATATCAAAGGCAGCTGTCCCAGCTGTCATCACCCCAATGCCTATGGAGATCAATGTGAAGCATGTGGCCGAACACTGAGTCCAGAGGAGTTGATAAATCCCATTTCTGCCATTAGCGGTGCAAAGCCTATTTTAAAAGCAACCAAGCATTGGTATCTACCCTTAGATAAGTATGAAAGCTGGCTTAAGAAATGGATTTTAGAAGACCATAAAGATTTTAAAACCAATGTATATGGTCAATGCAAAGGTTGGTTAGACCAAGGGTTGCAACCGCGTGCTGTAACACGAGATTTAACTTGGGGCATTCCTGTGCCACTGCCTGAAGGAAAAGGGAAGGTCCTTTATGTCTGGTTTGAGGCACCGATTGGCTATATTAGCGCAACTAAAGAGTGGGCAAAAGCGCAACAGATTGATTGGGAGCCTTTTTGGAAAGATCCAGCTACCAAGCTGGTTCATTTTCTTGGCAAGGATAATATTGTCTTTCATTGTATTATTTTCCCTGTGATGCTCAAAGCGCATGGTCAGTTTATTTTGCCTCAACAGGTTCCAGCCAATGAATTTTTAAATTTAGAGGGCCAAAAACTTTCTACCTCCCGTGGCCATGCGGTATGGCTCCATGAGTACTTACAAACCTTTCCAGCAGATGTATTGCGGTATGTGCTCTGTACCATTGCGCCAGAAAACAAAGACAGCGACTTTACATGGCAAGACTTCCAGGATAAAAATAACCGTGAGTTGGTCGCTAATCTAGGTAATTTGGTCCATAGAACGTTTAGTTTGGTCCATCAACATTTTGGTGGTTTGGTGCCGCCTTATATGGCACCTAATGCAGCAGATCAAGCTTTATTGACTGCCTTAACGGCTTCTTTTAGTGAAGTAGGTCATGCTATAGAGCAGTTTAAATTTAAAGAAGCCCTCCAATTGTGCATGAGTTACGCTACATTAGGCAATAAATATTTAACCGATAGGAGACCATGGCATTTGGTCAAAAGCAACCCAGAAGAAGCGGGAACGGTATTGCATACCACGCTGCAATTGATTGCTACTGTAACCTTATTGATCAGACCATTTTTACCGGTTACAAGTGATAAAATGGCGCATATGTTGGGGTTAAAAGCAACAGGTTGGGGGAATGTGGCCCATCTCGTACAATCCGGTGATCCCTTGTCACCTCCTATCTTGTTGTTTGAAAAAATTGAAGATGATAGTATTGAAGCACAACGGGAAAAATTAAAAAATCTTTCTACGGATGTAATAGGGTAA
- the ltrA gene encoding group II intron reverse transcriptase/maturase, producing MIKTPITLQDLRRKIYIKAKADKSWRFWGIYVHVCKLETLRTAYKQAKQNNGSPGIDGVTFEKIEASGLDEFLANIRSELQSKTYFPSRKRNVMIPKDNGHKMRKLSIATIKDRVVEGALKLIMEAIFEADFQPGSYGYRPKRKAAEAIEAVAIATLTSKTKVIDVDLSSYFDTIGHAELFKKVSRRINDRDVMGLLKLIVKAGGKRGISQGGPLSPLLSNIYLNEVDTMLEKAKQVSFQIDGRDHMEYVRWADDLLILIDDHIKWKWLELGIHKRLRQELSKIKVTLNEEKTRFVDLKQGGTFSFLGFDFRRVLTRRGKNSILETPRMKARSALLSKLKVIFRNHISHPVGRVIRLINPILRGWINYFRIGNSRRCFGYIKHWVEKKVRRHLMRARKRKGFGWGRWSRRDLYEKIKLYNDYQIRYHKPSKATTA from the coding sequence ATGATAAAGACTCCAATAACATTACAAGATCTGAGAAGGAAAATATATATCAAAGCTAAAGCTGACAAGTCATGGAGGTTTTGGGGAATCTATGTTCATGTATGTAAACTAGAAACATTAAGAACAGCCTATAAACAAGCCAAACAAAACAATGGCTCACCCGGCATAGACGGAGTAACCTTTGAGAAGATAGAGGCTTCAGGTTTGGACGAATTTCTAGCAAACATAAGATCAGAACTTCAATCAAAGACTTACTTCCCTTCAAGGAAAAGGAATGTAATGATTCCCAAGGACAATGGCCATAAAATGAGAAAGCTTTCTATAGCCACTATCAAAGATAGGGTAGTAGAGGGTGCACTAAAACTCATAATGGAAGCCATATTTGAAGCAGACTTTCAACCAGGCTCTTATGGCTACCGGCCTAAACGCAAGGCAGCAGAAGCTATAGAGGCAGTGGCAATAGCTACCCTTACATCAAAGACCAAAGTAATAGATGTGGACCTAAGTTCTTACTTTGACACGATAGGTCATGCAGAACTATTTAAAAAGGTATCCAGGCGTATAAATGATCGAGATGTGATGGGGCTATTGAAACTAATAGTCAAAGCAGGAGGCAAGCGTGGCATAAGCCAAGGCGGCCCCTTATCACCCCTTTTAAGCAACATTTACCTAAATGAGGTTGATACAATGCTAGAAAAGGCTAAACAAGTGAGCTTCCAAATCGATGGGCGCGACCACATGGAGTACGTTAGGTGGGCTGATGATTTGCTCATCCTAATTGATGACCACATAAAATGGAAGTGGCTAGAATTAGGTATTCATAAAAGGCTAAGACAGGAACTGTCTAAAATAAAGGTAACCTTGAATGAAGAAAAGACTAGATTTGTTGATCTAAAACAAGGAGGCACCTTTAGTTTCCTAGGCTTCGATTTTAGAAGAGTCTTGACAAGACGAGGCAAAAACAGCATACTGGAAACGCCTAGAATGAAAGCCCGATCAGCGCTGTTATCGAAACTAAAAGTAATATTCCGTAACCACATATCGCACCCAGTTGGTAGAGTTATAAGACTGATCAACCCGATATTACGCGGCTGGATTAATTACTTTAGGATTGGTAATTCACGCCGGTGTTTTGGCTATATTAAACACTGGGTCGAAAAGAAAGTGAGGCGACATTTAATGCGTGCTCGGAAAAGAAAAGGTTTCGGCTGGGGAAGGTGGAGTAGAAGAGATTTATACGAAAAGATAAAGTTATATAACGATTATCAGATACGTTATCATAAACCTTCGAAAGCAACCACAGCATGA
- a CDS encoding Bax inhibitor-1/YccA family protein has translation MNDYIKDYTRARRAVDGGLQRYMVKVYLHMTLGLLITAVAAAAAFTFPPLTNLLFKLDQWGDIVGRTMLGYGLMFAPFCIAIYLSGSFFRSTFTRSRFLLGLYAMLMGMSLAELAFFYTIDSLHKTVLITAFTFGAMSIYGYTTNRDLTSVGSFCMMAIWGLMISAVVNIFFQSDLIHFLGSFIGVIVCIALIAYNTQKLKTLYYEVQETALAEKAALMGAFSLYLSFLNLFVYLLRFLGAQKRRD, from the coding sequence ATGAATGATTATATAAAAGATTATACACGCGCTAGGCGAGCTGTGGATGGTGGTTTGCAGCGTTATATGGTTAAGGTATATCTGCATATGACGCTTGGGCTGTTGATTACAGCTGTTGCAGCTGCTGCTGCCTTTACTTTTCCCCCTTTAACCAATCTACTTTTTAAATTGGACCAATGGGGAGATATAGTGGGGCGTACTATGTTGGGCTATGGGTTGATGTTTGCGCCATTTTGCATTGCGATCTATCTATCAGGTAGCTTTTTTAGATCAACCTTTACACGGTCGCGTTTCCTTTTAGGGCTGTATGCTATGCTGATGGGTATGTCATTGGCTGAATTAGCTTTTTTTTATACGATTGATTCTTTGCATAAAACGGTCCTTATAACGGCTTTTACCTTTGGAGCGATGAGTATCTATGGTTACACGACTAACCGTGATTTAACCTCTGTTGGCTCTTTTTGTATGATGGCTATTTGGGGGTTGATGATCAGTGCTGTAGTAAATATTTTTTTTCAGAGCGATCTGATTCATTTTCTAGGCAGCTTTATAGGCGTAATTGTATGCATCGCGCTTATAGCTTATAACACGCAAAAATTAAAAACCCTCTATTATGAGGTACAGGAAACAGCATTAGCAGAAAAAGCTGCCCTAATGGGTGCCTTTTCACTTTATCTTAGCTTCTTAAACCTGTTTGTATACCTATTGCGTTTTTTAGGCGCACAAAAAAGAAGAGATTAA
- a CDS encoding AAA family ATPase, whose translation MSCEKEKYEGVLAVLSSFFKVLKGSQKDCKFIFVTGVTKFHLSGLTSGANSANDISLHEDYAEMLGYTDKDIEKLFFNDKHTYINTVIINLRENWYKGESYTDEQLKQELKDYYNGYCFSRNKGIKRMYNPDSILKFFRDKAFGNYWSNSGNPAILLQQIRNDINRFTIAWNKSSLAINKLDFENLAGSLSKIPLLPLMYQTGYLTLDPNGFKEDIREDKNATDYYLKFPNEEVRSALKSTLIKIMDEVQEETGKQYSTSILNTLRNKKWSVFLNYIRSDCLAKAGYRFLDKTERSFQRALYLFLNGVFHATHDMQTSAESDSGIGRTDIVMEDHRNDQRAVYIFELKIDRPALEALTQIHSKDYSIKYGSCSEKILIGITCDAAKLNITEAIVQVHQKDEQDNFREVVYTHFTVDQSGYFKEVINQ comes from the coding sequence ATCTCTTGCGAAAAAGAGAAGTATGAAGGAGTGCTTGCTGTCCTTAGTTCATTTTTTAAAGTTTTAAAAGGCAGTCAGAAGGACTGCAAATTTATCTTTGTCACCGGCGTAACTAAATTTCACCTATCTGGACTTACCTCAGGGGCAAACTCGGCTAATGACATATCATTGCATGAGGATTATGCAGAGATGTTGGGCTATACAGACAAGGATATTGAAAAGTTATTCTTTAATGACAAACACACATATATTAATACAGTCATAATAAATCTAAGGGAAAATTGGTACAAAGGAGAAAGCTATACAGACGAACAATTAAAACAAGAGTTAAAAGATTATTATAACGGCTACTGTTTTAGTCGAAATAAGGGTATCAAGCGGATGTATAATCCAGACTCTATATTGAAATTTTTTCGAGATAAAGCATTTGGTAATTACTGGTCCAACTCTGGTAATCCTGCCATCTTACTACAACAAATAAGAAATGATATCAATAGGTTTACAATCGCTTGGAATAAGTCCAGTCTTGCAATCAATAAGCTGGATTTTGAAAATTTAGCAGGCTCTCTTTCCAAGATACCATTACTCCCTTTAATGTACCAAACAGGTTATCTTACCCTAGATCCTAATGGATTTAAAGAGGACATACGAGAAGATAAAAACGCAACGGACTACTATTTAAAGTTTCCCAATGAAGAGGTAAGATCTGCTTTAAAGTCAACCTTAATTAAGATTATGGACGAAGTCCAGGAGGAAACAGGTAAACAATATAGCACTTCGATTCTTAATACTTTAAGAAATAAAAAGTGGTCTGTCTTTCTTAACTATATTCGAAGTGATTGCTTAGCTAAAGCAGGCTATCGTTTTCTAGATAAAACAGAGAGGAGTTTTCAAAGGGCTTTATATTTATTTCTAAATGGTGTTTTTCATGCAACGCATGATATGCAGACTAGTGCTGAATCCGACAGTGGCATAGGCCGCACAGATATCGTTATGGAGGACCATAGAAACGACCAAAGAGCTGTCTATATCTTTGAGTTAAAAATAGATAGACCAGCGCTGGAGGCTTTAACACAAATACACAGTAAAGATTACAGTATTAAATATGGTTCATGTAGTGAAAAAATCCTGATAGGGATAACCTGTGATGCTGCAAAACTTAATATAACAGAGGCAATTGTTCAAGTACATCAAAAAGATGAGCAAGATAATTTTAGAGAAGTTGTTTATACACACTTTACAGTTGACCAGTCTGGTTATTTTAAAGAGGTAATAAACCAATAG
- a CDS encoding IS66 family transposase — protein MNEAGQPGHAGAARGKMVADEVIELSISGSCSCGGHVAISSKPYIHQKVDLPDIKPHVISYHMEHGRCRKCGKRYTARLPKGVTSDAFGPKIKSVIDALTGLYKNSKREVACILQDIFNLDISLGSISNSEARVASKCKTAYQAIEETIKQSKVLHIDETGHNNNGKLNWGWMFTNAMASLLKLTTSRSRKVLESSGLNPKDHIVISDRYAVYNYFPPTHRQLCWSHIARDFERFSHSFHRGVKV, from the coding sequence GTGAACGAGGCCGGTCAACCTGGTCACGCAGGTGCTGCTCGTGGTAAGATGGTAGCAGATGAAGTTATCGAGTTGTCTATTTCAGGTTCATGTTCCTGTGGTGGTCATGTAGCGATATCTTCCAAGCCTTATATTCATCAAAAAGTAGATTTACCCGATATTAAGCCGCATGTAATCAGTTATCATATGGAGCATGGTCGCTGTAGAAAATGCGGGAAACGCTACACTGCTAGACTTCCTAAGGGTGTTACCTCAGATGCCTTTGGTCCTAAAATCAAATCAGTGATAGACGCTTTGACTGGCCTTTATAAAAACTCTAAACGAGAGGTAGCTTGTATATTACAAGATATCTTTAATCTAGATATCAGTCTGGGTAGTATCTCTAATAGCGAGGCTAGGGTAGCTTCAAAATGCAAAACAGCTTACCAAGCTATAGAAGAAACCATTAAGCAAAGTAAAGTACTGCATATAGACGAAACGGGGCACAATAATAATGGTAAACTAAATTGGGGTTGGATGTTTACTAACGCTATGGCCAGCCTCCTTAAGCTCACTACTTCCAGAAGCCGAAAAGTTTTAGAAAGTAGTGGACTGAATCCTAAAGATCACATTGTGATCAGTGATAGATACGCAGTTTACAATTACTTTCCACCCACCCATAGGCAACTTTGTTGGTCACATATAGCTAGAGATTTTGAGAGGTTTTCCCATAGTTTCCATAGAGGTGTTAAAGTATAA
- the dnaA gene encoding chromosomal replication initiator protein DnaA, with translation MHTDSKIIWDKCLLYIQGQISEQTYKTWFSPIMAKDFKDGILTIQVPSQFFYEWLEEHHLPLLKQAVLQEIGPHGKLAYAVVIDKGNKKQKPLMVNLPTYPGPAPKGVPAIPPTTLGNEIFQLNPNYLFDNLIEGSCNQLAKSAAQAVAQQPGGTAFNPLMLYGGVGLGKTHISQAIGNAVKTFFPEKKVAYVSSEKFTTQFIEALRNNYVQSFTGQYLAVDLLILDDIQFLSGKEKTQEIFFHIFNHLHQLKKQIIITSDCAPRDLKGLQERLLSRFKWGLTADLQCPDFETRVAIIHSKVAADGITLSSDLIDYIAQHVDTNIRELEGVLISLIAHASLTKRDMNIELAQQVLKHIVAQHQPTEATIDVLQQQIVAHYNISLDDLKGKSRKKEIVVARQIAMHLTKKYTTHSLKSIGSYFGGRDHTTVIHALQVIDNLLNKDPEYAQLYASLENKIKSTIK, from the coding sequence ATGCATACCGATAGCAAGATTATTTGGGATAAATGTCTTCTATATATTCAAGGTCAGATCAGTGAACAAACCTATAAGACCTGGTTTAGCCCTATTATGGCCAAAGACTTCAAAGATGGCATCTTAACCATTCAAGTTCCTAGTCAATTTTTTTATGAGTGGCTAGAAGAACACCATTTGCCTTTGTTAAAGCAAGCAGTACTGCAAGAAATAGGTCCACATGGCAAGCTAGCCTATGCTGTTGTGATAGACAAAGGGAATAAAAAGCAGAAACCCTTGATGGTGAATTTACCTACCTACCCAGGGCCAGCACCAAAAGGCGTACCTGCAATACCACCTACCACTTTAGGGAATGAAATCTTTCAATTAAATCCTAATTACCTTTTTGATAACCTCATAGAAGGCAGCTGCAACCAACTTGCTAAGTCTGCAGCACAAGCCGTTGCGCAACAACCAGGCGGTACGGCTTTTAATCCGCTGATGCTTTATGGAGGTGTAGGGTTAGGCAAAACCCATATTTCTCAAGCCATTGGCAATGCAGTTAAAACATTTTTCCCAGAGAAAAAAGTGGCTTATGTTTCCTCAGAAAAGTTTACCACACAGTTTATAGAAGCTTTACGCAACAACTACGTGCAATCTTTTACAGGGCAATACCTAGCCGTCGATTTGCTGATCTTGGATGACATCCAGTTTCTATCTGGTAAAGAAAAAACACAAGAAATATTTTTTCATATCTTTAACCATCTGCATCAATTAAAAAAACAAATTATCATTACCAGTGACTGCGCACCACGTGACTTAAAAGGGTTACAAGAACGGCTGCTTTCTAGGTTCAAATGGGGGTTAACGGCAGACTTGCAGTGCCCGGATTTTGAAACCCGCGTAGCGATTATACATAGTAAAGTGGCAGCAGATGGCATCACGCTTTCATCAGATTTGATTGACTATATTGCCCAACACGTCGACACCAATATACGAGAATTAGAGGGGGTACTTATTTCACTTATTGCGCATGCTTCGTTGACCAAACGAGACATGAATATAGAATTGGCGCAACAAGTTTTAAAGCATATTGTGGCGCAGCACCAACCTACGGAAGCTACTATTGACGTACTGCAACAACAAATAGTGGCGCACTATAATATTTCTTTGGATGATCTCAAGGGTAAATCACGTAAAAAAGAGATTGTAGTTGCACGCCAAATAGCCATGCACCTGACCAAAAAATATACCACACACTCTTTAAAATCAATAGGTAGCTACTTTGGCGGAAGAGACCATACCACGGTGATACATGCTCTACAAGTCATAGATAACCTATTGAACAAAGACCCAGAATATGCCCAGTTGTATGCATCACTGGAAAATAAAATCAAATCAACTATAAAATAA